Proteins from one Actinomycetota bacterium genomic window:
- a CDS encoding HD domain-containing phosphohydrolase — MNDKRMKALQYVSVAIFLVTLGVCAPFFFSKLGDMDPARTFGLVAVLAFCEAWRVQFPWGRPLRLGMAAVLCIIAIRPVPEVVFIFLVGSLLGRAFARIQRSGEGDFFHIVQRTYIVALAGVIYQFIANLGWEAIWNPYPATLYGPGPATVTNGVLEFHTYYNPVVLQRALVFPIAFLVMALVFYLGEMLTSSIETSMQLGGNWRIVLPQHMRQTLPIYLAITGAGALMALYFPRVPWLNFLIFFIPLLLVRLESNRDKELDERYFQTMRVVGDAFDISRGLPGHSGRVSNLAAEVAREMGVSAEETRNIRYAAALHDIGRIEYEGDVEAPGHAEKGAEVLEQVARLRPIAHIVRHCHPASDLEAGTAHIPTGSKIIGVVSDYDVLTSQPKKALAPQEALEEMSMERGKLYDSIVLRTLSQVVESQTKARRRPEREITQRARVLEEEELKESFEEIFRDED; from the coding sequence ATGAACGACAAGCGCATGAAGGCGCTGCAGTACGTCTCCGTCGCCATCTTCCTGGTGACCCTGGGGGTGTGTGCCCCCTTCTTCTTCTCAAAGCTGGGGGACATGGACCCCGCGCGCACCTTCGGCTTGGTGGCGGTACTCGCCTTCTGCGAGGCATGGAGGGTGCAGTTCCCCTGGGGGAGGCCCCTGCGCCTGGGCATGGCCGCCGTCCTGTGCATCATCGCCATCCGGCCGGTGCCGGAAGTGGTCTTCATCTTCCTGGTGGGAAGCCTGCTGGGCCGGGCTTTCGCGCGTATCCAACGCTCGGGCGAAGGCGATTTTTTCCACATCGTGCAGCGCACCTACATAGTGGCTCTGGCCGGGGTCATCTATCAGTTCATCGCCAACCTCGGATGGGAGGCGATATGGAATCCTTACCCCGCCACCCTCTACGGCCCCGGTCCCGCCACGGTGACCAACGGGGTCCTGGAGTTCCACACCTATTACAATCCGGTTGTACTGCAGAGGGCCCTGGTGTTCCCCATCGCCTTTCTGGTCATGGCCCTCGTCTTCTACCTGGGTGAGATGCTCACCTCGTCCATCGAGACCTCTATGCAGCTGGGCGGCAACTGGCGTATCGTGCTGCCCCAGCACATGCGGCAGACCCTTCCCATCTACCTGGCCATCACCGGCGCGGGGGCCCTCATGGCCCTGTACTTTCCGCGCGTGCCCTGGTTGAACTTCCTCATCTTCTTCATCCCCCTGCTGCTGGTGCGCCTGGAATCGAACCGGGACAAGGAGCTCGACGAGAGGTATTTCCAGACCATGCGCGTGGTCGGCGATGCCTTCGACATCTCCCGTGGCCTGCCGGGGCATTCCGGCCGCGTGAGCAACCTTGCGGCGGAGGTGGCGCGGGAGATGGGCGTGTCGGCGGAGGAGACGCGCAACATCCGGTATGCGGCCGCCCTGCACGATATCGGGCGCATAGAGTACGAGGGTGACGTGGAAGCCCCCGGCCATGCCGAGAAGGGGGCCGAGGTGCTGGAGCAGGTGGCGCGCCTGCGGCCCATCGCTCACATCGTCCGGCATTGCCACCCGGCCTCCGACCTGGAGGCGGGAACCGCACACATCCCCACGGGGTCGAAGATAATCGGTGTGGTCAGCGATTACGACGTGCTGACCAGCCAGCCGAAGAAGGCGCTCGCTCCCCAGGAGGCCCTGGAGGAGATGAGCATGGAGCGGGGCAAGCTCTACGATTCCATCGTGCTGCGTACCCTCTCGCAGGTGGTGGAGTCCCAGACGAAGGCACGCCGGCGGCCGGAGAGG